In the Azospirillum sp. TSH100 genome, GCATCCGATGGGCTCCAGCCTTTCGGGTGTCCGGCCGGTACGGGGCGGGGGCCTTCGTTTCCAGGGCCCCCGCCTTCCCCTTATGCCGGCACCGGCCGTTCCACCGTAACGGAGGGGTGCGCGTCCAGCCCCGCCCGCCGCTCCACATCGACCAGCAGGGCGGCGAGGCGGTCGGCTTCGGCCTGGACCGCCGCCACGTCATACCAGCCGGGCAGATTCTCCAGGTCGGTGCGCGCCGTTGGGGCCCGCCCCTTCACCTGCACGAGATTTGTCACCTCGTTCGGATCCCGGGTCAGGTCATACATCTCCCATTCCAGCAGGAGCGGGTTCGCCGGGTCGAAATAGCGGGCCAGCTTGGCGTTCTCGGTGCGCACGCAGCGGATGTGGTTGGGCTGGCGCACCGGGCCGGGGGCCAGCTCCGGCACGCTCTTGACGCTGAAGCCGCCGGCGCGCACGGCCTCGACGGTCTGGCAGTACACCTCGTAGGCGCCGTAATAGTCGGGCTGGGTGAGCCGGCCGCCGTCCATCGGCTGGGTCACCTCGTCATCGGTCATGAACAGCACGCCTTCGCGCGGCTCGCCGTTGGGGTAGGTCACCGGCGTGCCGGGGGTCTTCAGCACCGGGGTCAGGTCGATTCCGGGCAGCGGCGCCATGCTGTGGCGCCCGGCCAGCCTGGCCGCCGCCTCGCCCAGCGCCTTCTCGCCGACGCCGGTCAGGCCCAGCACGGTGGGCACGAGGTCGGCGTGGCTGGTCACGGCATCGACATGCCTCAGCGTGTCCTCGTCGCCGCCCATCGAGGTCGGGAACCGCACCACCATCGGCACATGCACGGCCTCCTCATAGGCGACGTGCCACTTCTCCAGCATCATGTTGTGGGCCGCGCCCAGCTCGCCATGGTCGGCCACGAAGAGGACGATGGTGTTGTCGGCCTGCCCGGAATCCTCCAAGGCCTGGAGCACGCGGTTGATCTGCGGATCGACCTGGGAATGCAGCCAGGCATAGAATTGCAGGAGCTGGATGCTGTAGCCCTCCGGATCCTCGGAGAGCTGGAACGGGATGGTGAATTTCAGGGCCATCGCCACCGCGGCCTTCCAGTCGTCGTCGGGACTGGTCCCGCCCGGAAGGGCGCTGACGGCGCCGTGGCTCGCCTTGGCGGACAGGGCGAGGCCGATCTTGTAGGCGGCGTCGAACTGGCAGGACGGCTTGGTCGACAGATCCTCGTCCCAGGTCGGGATGGGGCCGGCGCAATCCTGCGGGAAGCCCTGCGGATTGAGCGGCATCGCCATGGTGCCTTCGGTCGGCGGGTGCGACAGCTGCCCCTGGGTGGGGACGTCGAGCGGGCCGAACACCGGCTGGCTCTTCGCCGT is a window encoding:
- a CDS encoding sulfatase-like hydrolase/transferase, which translates into the protein MIENTNRPRCDGSRPNILLISVDQYRYPRFSYGPKGGLAEPLKRILGFRGEADVGENDYAPFFPGLLRLRKNAVALHNHTIASSACTPSRAVMFTGQYGNRTGVTQTDGMFKDGNAARFPWLKADGPPTLGHWMQAIGYSSHYFGKWHVSDPAGHSLARYGFSDWELSYPEPHGAAINNLGLYRDAGFADNACLFLRRRGLALPYNYGVSADEARPGPGTAATDAAERPWFAVVSFTNPHDIATYPTVISQALPPTDPQSTAKSQPVFGPLDVPTQGQLSHPPTEGTMAMPLNPQGFPQDCAGPIPTWDEDLSTKPSCQFDAAYKIGLALSAKASHGAVSALPGGTSPDDDWKAAVAMALKFTIPFQLSEDPEGYSIQLLQFYAWLHSQVDPQINRVLQALEDSGQADNTIVLFVADHGELGAAHNMMLEKWHVAYEEAVHVPMVVRFPTSMGGDEDTLRHVDAVTSHADLVPTVLGLTGVGEKALGEAAARLAGRHSMAPLPGIDLTPVLKTPGTPVTYPNGEPREGVLFMTDDEVTQPMDGGRLTQPDYYGAYEVYCQTVEAVRAGGFSVKSVPELAPGPVRQPNHIRCVRTENAKLARYFDPANPLLLEWEMYDLTRDPNEVTNLVQVKGRAPTARTDLENLPGWYDVAAVQAEADRLAALLVDVERRAGLDAHPSVTVERPVPA